One window of Pelobates fuscus isolate aPelFus1 chromosome 9, aPelFus1.pri, whole genome shotgun sequence genomic DNA carries:
- the EBP gene encoding 3-beta-hydroxysteroid-Delta(8),Delta(7)-isomerase has product MAQYSGSPMSHPYWPRDLRLDGYRPNDRPMWQILAFLFSVSGVLLVATWFVTGRSSKMGPVRRLALCWFTICGFIHGVIEGWFSLYYQEIPQDQAFLSQLWKEYGKGDSRYVIADNFTVCMETITAWAWGPLSLWTVISFLQNQPSRFILQLIVSLGQLYGDVLYFYTEYRDGFSHSEMWHPLYFWFYFVFMNALWIVIPSALIVDSWINLSRAQHSADSSRPSSKQKRN; this is encoded by the exons ATGGCTCAGTATTCTGGTTCTCCCATGTCTCACCCTTACTGGCCCCGAGATCTGCGTCTGGATGGCTATCGCCCCAATGACCGACCCATGTGGCAGATTTTGGCCTTTCTGTTTTCTGTGTCCGGAGTCTTACTGGTGGCAACGTGGTTCGTGACCGGCCGCTCCTCCAAGATGGGCCCAGTCCGCCGCCTGGCTCTGTGCTGGTTTACTATCTGTGGCTTCATACACGGTGTGATTGAAGGATGGTTCTCACTATACTACCAGGAAATTCCCCAGGACCAGGCCTTTCTATCACAGCTGT GGAAGGAATATGGCAAAGGAGACAGTCGATATGTGAT AGCAGATAATTTCACAGTTTGCATGGAGACCATCACTGCCTGGGCATGGGGCCCCCTGAGCCTCTGGACCGTAATCTCCTTCCTTCAGAACCAGCCTTCCCGCTTTATTCTGCAGCTTATTGTTTCCCTTG GGCAGTTATATGGTGATGTGCTATATTTCTACACGGAATATCGGGACGGATTCAGTCATAGCGAGATGTGGCACCCGCTCTACTTctggttttattttgtgtttatgaaCGCCTTGTGGATTGTCATTCCATCCGCACTGATTGTGGACTCCTGGATCAACCTGAGCCGAGCGCAGCATTCTGCAGACTCCTCACGGCCCTCCAGCAAACAGAAAAGGAACTGA